A part of Rattus norvegicus strain BN/NHsdMcwi chromosome 4, GRCr8, whole genome shotgun sequence genomic DNA contains:
- the Tas2r104 gene encoding taste receptor type 2 member 104 encodes MLSMLESILLSVATSEAMLGILGNIFIVLVNCTNWVRNKKLSKINFILTGLAISRVFTIWIITLDAYTKVFFLTTLMPSNLHECISYIWVIINHLSVWFATSLSIFYFLKIANFSHYIFLWLKRRADKVFVFLIGYLIITWLASFPLAVTVIKNIKVHHNNTSWLIQLEKRELLINYVFANMGPISLFMVAVFTCFLLTISLWRHRRRMQSTGSKFRDLNTEVHVKAMKVLISFIILFILYFMGVLIETLCLFLTENILLFIFGFTLSSTYPCCHSFILILTSRELKQASMRALQRLKCCET; translated from the coding sequence ATGCTAAGTATGCTGGAAAGCATCCTCCTTTCTGTTGCCACTAGTGAAGCTATGCTGGGTATTTTAGGGAATATATTTATTGTACTTGTAAACTGTACAAACTGGGTCAGGAATAAGAAACTCTCCAAGATTAACTTTATTCTCACTGGCTTGGCAATTTCCAGGGTTTTTACCATATGGATAATAACTTTAGATGCATATACAAAGGTTTTCTTTCTGACTACGCTTATGCCTAGCAATCTACATGAATGCATTAGTTACATATGGGTAATTATTAACCACCTGAGTGTCTGGTTTGCCACAAGCCTCAGCATCTTTTATTTCCTGAAGATAGCAAACTTTTCCCACTACATATTTCTCTGGTTGAAGAGAAGAGCTGATAAAGTTTTTGTCTTTCTAATTGGATACTTAATTATAACATGGCTAGCTTCCTTTCCACTAGCTGTGACAgtgattaaaaatattaaagtgcATCATAACAACACATCTTGGCTGATCCAACTGGAGAAGAGAGAGTTACTTATAAACTATGTTTTTGCCAATATGGGGCCCATTTCCCTCTTTATGGTGGCCGTATTTACTTGTTTCCTGTTAACCATTTCCCTTTGGAGACACAGAAGGAGGATGCAATCCACTGGATCAAAATTCAGAGATCTCAACACAGAAGTTCACGTGAAAGCCATGaaagttttaatttcatttatcatcctctttatcttatattttatggGTGTTCTCATAGAAACATTATGCTTGTTTCTCACAGAAAATATACTTCTCTTTATTTTTGGCTTCACTTTGTCATCCACGTATCCCTGTTGCCATTCCTTTATCCTAATTCTAACAAGCAGGGAGCTGAAGCAAGCCTCCATGAGGGCACTGCAGAGATTAAAATGCTGTGAGActtaa
- the Tas2r106 gene encoding taste receptor type 2 member 106, whose translation MLTIPEGILLCFITSGSVLGVLGNGFILHVNCTDCVRQKFSTTGFIFTGLAISRICVICIIISDGYLKLFSPHMVASDAHIIGISYLWIITNHTSTCFATILNLFYFLKIANFSHYIFFCLKRKLNTIFIFLLGCLFISWSVAFPQTVKIFNDKMKHRNTSWKFHLHKSKFIINHILLNLGVIFFCMVAIITSFLLIISLWKHNRKMQLYVSRFKSLNTEVHLKVMKVLISFIILLILHVIGILIETLSFLRYENKLLLILGLNFSSMYPCCHSFILILANNQLKQASLKALKQFKCHKKDKDVRET comes from the coding sequence ATGCTGACTATACCAGAAGGCATCCTCCTTTGCTTTATAACTAGTGGTTCAGTACTGGGAGTTCTAGGGAATGGGTTTATCCTGCATGTGAACTGCACTGACTGTGTCAGGCAGAAGTTCTCCACGACTGGCTTTATTTTCACGGGCTTGGCTATTTCCAGAATCTGTGTCATATGTATAATAATCTCTGAtggatatttaaaattattttctccacATATGGTTGCCTCCGATGCCCACATTATAGGGATTTCTTACCTGTGGATAATCACCAATCACACAAGTACATGTTTTGCCACCATCCTCAACCTCTTCTATTTCCTGAAGATAGCAAATTTTTCTCACTACATCTTCTTCTGCTTGAAGAGAAAACTCAATACAATATTTATCTTTCTCCTGGGATGCTTATTTATATCATGGTCAGTTGCTTTTCCACAAACAGTGAAGATATTTAATGATAAAATGAAGCACAGAAATACTTCCTGGAAGTTTCACCTCCATAAGAGTAAGTTCATTATAAACCACATTCTTCTCAACCTTGGAGTCATATTCTTCTGTATGGTGGCCATCATTACATCCTTCCTATTAATTATTTCACTTTGGAAACACAACAGGAAGATGCAGTTGTATGTCTCGAGATTCAAAAGCCTTAACACAGAAGTTCATTTGAAAGTCAtgaaagttttaatttcttttattatccTGTTAATATTGCACGTCATAGGTATTCTGATAGAAACATTGAGCTTTCTCCGATATGAAAATAAACTTCTACTTATTTTGGGTTTGAACTTTTCAAGCATGTATCCTTGCTGTCATTCATTTATCCTAATTCTAGCAAACAACCAGCTGAAGCAGGCTTCTTTGAAAGCACTGAAGCAATTTAAATGCCATAAGAAAGACAAGGATGTCAGAGAGACATGA